CTTATTAATCGTCATCACCACACGGCACTGAAACGCAAGTTTTGCTGTGCCTGTCCATGCAGTCTAGTGCAATggataaaatattttagtgtACAGACAGTGGTCCGCTTTCAGACATCTGCAGTTTGTGCCACGTGAATCGTCCAGATGATCCTTTCCCGCCAGGTGCGTAATAACTTGGATCTGATTCTTTTCCTCCAACTCCTCCTCTTACGTCTATACTTACAGATCCATTAGTAGGAACACCAGCAAAATTGGTAACTAACAGAATTGATCCACCGGCTCCTCCGCCCCCACCGCCTTGCGCTCCACCCTTGACTTCAATGTTGTGGCCGGCATCTTGCCCTTTAGCTCCACACGAACTAATCCTTCCTCCCGATCCAATGAATGCAGGAGTAAATATCTCTACAATACCACCACCGTTTCCTCCACCTCCCGGTAAAGCGCAACAGTCTTGATCTCTGGCTCCGCCTCCACCGCCACTTCCCATGAAAACTTCTGTCAGTGAAGACGTGCGATACACTTTTCCTCCGTAAGCAGCTACTACACCTCCGTGAGTGTGAGTGCGTGGACGCTCACCTACacgtatacatacacacacacacacacacacacacacacacacacacacacacacacacgtacatgtagAGTAGCATAAAATGTCTAGATCGCAAAAATTAACTGGAGTATTACTGTACCAGCAGATGAATGTGCTCCCCCGCCGCCACCACCTCCAATACAGCAACCACTTGTACTGACCATtccaccaccgccaccaccGTAGTTAGCTTGGATCGACTGGATTGCTAATCCTGAGTAGCTTTCTCCTAAATATAAGAATACAAAAGTTTGTATTCACATTCTTATTGCATAAATTTCAaactaatatatatacatatatctaTATAATATGTTGTCTATAGTTACGCTTTTGTGGTGCGTATGTACATAGATGGCAAAGTTTACAACTTCTCGTTTAGCTAATGATTCTTATATTGTAtgtactgaatgtagatgcaTGAATGCAGTGTATGTCATGCACATCGAAAGGCataactaaaaataaatacaattttAAATTGTCTAGATTGACAGATGAATTTGATTTCCCTAATCACTCAAGAAGTGCACTTAGTATCTAGAGAAAAAACAGAAAATGTTAATCGACTTAACTTAACGCTCGTTAATAGACTGGTTTTGCATATAACCAGGAATACAATAACGCACGCTAAATGCTGACAATCTTTACTTATTTAACAAAAGTAGACTTTTGTAAGAAATTTGATACATTTACAAGTACATAAAGTTTCTGTAATCTATGTCTAATTGACTGGCTTTTGTATACCTTGAAACCCTTTTCTTGCAACTTTGCTCCATATCTTCCTCCACGGAATCCAATTCCACTTGCAGAAATTTGACTCGATTGTGGTCCCACATCTACCTGCATTTACGTACACAATTGTGTACAAACTCAAACATtacaattgcaaacaaatcTATATAATCATACTGGTAGTTTGCTCCTAAACAGTAGGACTCCACCAGTATGTCCATTCCAGGGAGCGCTAGAAATTGTCGCTCGATCTTTCAGTGTAACTTTCAAATAGTTGGGAACAGTCACTACTTGACAGCGGTTAGTCCCTGTTGTAGAGCAATTAAAGGTTAATCCTGCGCTGATGGTTACAATGGAGTTCTTGTAGTCGACCGTTTGCACTTTTGCAAACATTGATTCGCCAGCATTAGTTCCTTTCATCTGAATAATGTAAACTTCCTTTCTGGCAGCGAATATTCTGGAACGGTCGACTTTTAGTTTGTTGCTGCCTTTTGCTGCTGTATGGAGAACTCGGGCGAATTTGTTCACTTTCACGTTTTCAACTTCGTTGACAACAAGAGCTCCGTCCGCACCCGTGCCAAAATAGAAAGAATTCGGATTGCACGAATCATGGTGGGTTTGACTTGTTGACtagacaaaataaaataactatTAGATCACGTGATAATTACATACACATGTCTAAAACGCGTTCCGGGTAACATACTATTCATCTAATTATGGCCACAAGTGCCAGCAGCATTGCGAACGAGAGTGTTCTTACCACGGCTTTCGCCAAAGCGTCTGCGACACCGGGAATTGCGTCACTGCATCCTGAACAGCGAACGACGGTGGAGTACCTTCTGAATGGACGAGATGTATTCGCTACATTTCCGACTGGTTTTGGAAAGTTTGCTATCTTCCAAGTCCTCCCTATAGTGACGCATGAGTTGGGTACAGCTGGAGTAAATCTTTTCGCTAAACATCCAATTGTCCTTGTTCTTTCTCCGCTGAAATCTCTCATGGAAGATCAGGTAACCGGCCTCCTATCTAAGGAGTTATCAGATGCTATTATAGGAGCAAGCTCTGAACGCGATTCTCGTATCAAACAAGGATGCTATTCTTTCGTGTATGGTAGTCCTGAGGTTTTATTTGAGCTCCATTTCttcgatcttttcaagcttacGTTGACAGGTCTTGCAAAGCAGCGTCggtagaccatcacctttgacagcTGGTCGAGCAGTTACACTAGCTAGCGTTCTAGCCAACGTCTCTGCcacagaatcaaagagtcgtcgtgtTCAGCCGTACACCAAGAgttcgccgcaaacacggcagacgtctcttcttcgttcgTGAGATCGCATTGCACtagtgatgtgtttgtgtaatgcaagCCTGTTATCTTTTTATCTCCATCTAGACCTACGCAAAACGACCCTAGGCTATTAGACTACgtttttgataagtacttccgaaatcattttagtatcgacttggtccagtcTAGAGttcgcgctctctggtctggaagttcgaggctacctTTGGACTAATAAACAGCGTTTATGTAACGCGCTGTGTTATGCTATATCCTGGCTAGACACCATATCCATAACCTTGTGCAGTAGGGGACAGACAAAAGAATTGTGGTACCCACAATCAATGGCTTACCTTCTTGTCTTGGTCAGCTTCGAGAGATCGACAGAGCTCTGTGAGTGTGACGTCACCAGGATTGTCAGACCTAGCCAAACAACACACGCCATGTTACTCTGCCTATACTTCGTTGTCTATGCTGCGTAGTTGTAGCTCCCGTTTCCCCGTGTCAACATACTTCAGTAAACACGTGTCTCCTCTACACGTTGTCAAACTTGTCAGGGCTGCTGCAAAAAGAGTAAACGACAGTAACTTGTCCATGACTAGTACCTGCTGAGACTGAACGGTACACTGTCTGTTCGTTGCTTTTATAGGGAATCAGGTACGTTACCGTAGATTGTACTGCCGTGTCTAATCGATATGGGAGTTGGTCATTGTGGTCATAGCCTAGACAAACAATGTATCAAtttctcttgtcatgtcatgCATTGCCCGTTTATTCGTTTTACGAATAGACAGTACGTAAGCTTAccgtttctttgtttgctaggTGAACAAGCGGAACTTATCACGTGAACAAACTTTACACACGTGACCCTATATGGTCATCTCGTTCTGCTGCCTTGAAGACTGAGTCAtacatcaataattattatcggacactccccaatatcggacactggcATACGAaaaccagacgaagatttcttgtacctaaggcatgaatgtagagagtagtaaCACGACATGCTAGATCCAGCTTGATCTCTTGACGTATTGCTGTTGacggtgacaaaatag
The sequence above is drawn from the Corticium candelabrum chromosome 8, ooCorCand1.1, whole genome shotgun sequence genome and encodes:
- the LOC134183817 gene encoding uncharacterized PE-PGRS family protein PE_PGRS36-like; its protein translation is MGSGGGGGARDQDCCALPGGGGNGGGIVEIFTPAFIGSGGRISSCGAKGQDAGHNIEVKGGAQGGGGGGAGGSILLVTNFAGVPTNGSVSIDVRGGVGGKESDPSYYAPGGKGSSGRFTWHKLQMSESGPLSVH